In a single window of the Halobaculum lipolyticum genome:
- the nthA gene encoding nitrile hydratase subunit alpha has protein sequence MDDHADDPPSHPDPDLRDEVDPQARARALQSLLTERGILSTDAVDEVIATYEGEVGPMNGARVVARAWTDPEYREWLLADGIEAVADLDISVNEEVMEFRVVENTADTHNVVVCTLCSCYPWAVLGLPPTWYKSPAYRSRVVDEPRALLREEFDTDLPDDVDVEVWDSNSEVRYMVLPERPDGTADLSEDELAELVSRNAMIGVERLDDGGAVASDGGARAASGGAAGGGDAGDTGGATDAVDTAGKPVPRADADGPTFAEPWMARSFGLAVALTDEDDPGRTWDDFQSELVAELEATPGADEGSDADYYGAWLAALERFLLERDLVDGDAFASRAAAFAGGERDAHEFVEGDPHAHADRLPDGHADGAHHHGDDHGHDHGDGHSDGHDHRH, from the coding sequence ATGGACGACCACGCCGACGACCCGCCGTCCCACCCGGACCCCGACCTCCGCGACGAGGTCGACCCGCAGGCGAGGGCTCGCGCGCTCCAGTCGCTGTTGACCGAGCGCGGGATCCTCAGCACCGACGCCGTCGACGAGGTGATCGCGACGTACGAGGGCGAGGTGGGACCGATGAACGGCGCCCGCGTCGTCGCCCGGGCGTGGACCGACCCCGAGTACCGCGAGTGGCTGCTCGCGGACGGCATCGAGGCCGTCGCGGATCTGGACATCTCGGTGAACGAGGAGGTGATGGAGTTCCGGGTAGTCGAGAACACCGCCGACACGCACAACGTCGTCGTCTGCACCCTCTGCTCGTGTTACCCGTGGGCCGTGCTCGGGCTGCCGCCGACGTGGTACAAGTCGCCCGCCTACCGCTCGCGCGTCGTCGACGAGCCGCGCGCGCTGTTGCGCGAGGAGTTCGACACCGACCTCCCGGACGACGTCGACGTCGAGGTGTGGGACTCCAACTCCGAGGTGCGGTACATGGTGCTCCCCGAACGGCCCGACGGCACCGCGGACCTGAGCGAGGACGAACTCGCGGAACTCGTCTCGCGCAACGCGATGATCGGCGTCGAGCGCCTCGACGACGGCGGCGCCGTCGCCTCCGACGGCGGGGCGCGGGCGGCGTCGGGCGGCGCGGCCGGCGGGGGCGACGCGGGCGACACCGGCGGCGCGACCGACGCCGTCGACACCGCGGGGAAGCCGGTCCCGCGCGCCGACGCCGACGGCCCGACGTTCGCGGAGCCGTGGATGGCGCGGTCGTTCGGGCTCGCGGTCGCGCTCACCGACGAGGACGACCCCGGCCGCACCTGGGACGACTTCCAGTCGGAACTGGTCGCCGAGTTGGAGGCGACCCCCGGCGCCGACGAGGGGAGCGACGCCGACTACTACGGCGCGTGGCTCGCCGCGCTCGAACGGTTCCTGCTGGAGCGCGACCTGGTCGACGGAGACGCGTTCGCCTCCCGCGCGGCGGCGTTCGCCGGCGGCGAGCGCGACGCCCACGAGTTCGTCGAGGGCGACCCCCACGCGCACGCCGACCGGCTCCCCGACGGACACGCAGACGGCGCCCACCACCACGGCGACGACCACGGACACGACCACGGCGACGGACACAGCGACGGACACGACCACCGCCACTGA
- the nthB gene encoding nitrile hydratase subunit beta: MDGIHDVGGMDSFRDLPPDQPDDASPFHHEWEGVVQALYIAGLGSDTFQLDRFRYTLEGDDPERYLTTPYYERWLGAVETLFVEAGVVDADELRERAEAFAAGETDVPDVTDPDRLDELSAGVREQYLSRRGDGDPAFAVGDRVRVRKRHPKGHTRCPRYVRGVVGEVVADRGAHVYPDANALAGDDGGGDGAEGGERAEQLYNIRFDAADLWGDDCTDADGLHIELWEPYLSEP, from the coding sequence ATGGACGGGATCCACGACGTCGGCGGGATGGACTCCTTCCGCGACCTCCCGCCGGACCAGCCCGACGACGCCAGCCCGTTCCACCACGAGTGGGAGGGGGTGGTGCAGGCGCTGTACATCGCGGGGCTCGGCTCGGACACCTTCCAACTCGACCGCTTCCGCTACACGCTGGAGGGCGACGACCCCGAGCGCTACCTGACGACGCCGTACTACGAGCGCTGGCTGGGCGCCGTCGAGACGCTGTTCGTCGAGGCGGGCGTCGTCGACGCCGACGAGTTGCGCGAGCGCGCCGAGGCGTTCGCCGCCGGCGAGACCGACGTCCCGGACGTGACCGACCCCGACCGGCTCGACGAACTCTCCGCGGGCGTCCGCGAGCAGTACCTGAGCCGCCGGGGCGACGGCGACCCGGCGTTCGCCGTCGGGGACCGCGTCCGGGTGCGCAAGCGACACCCGAAGGGCCACACGCGCTGTCCGCGCTACGTCCGCGGCGTCGTGGGCGAAGTCGTCGCCGACCGGGGTGCCCACGTCTATCCCGACGCGAACGCGCTGGCGGGCGACGACGGCGGGGGCGACGGAGCCGAAGGAGGCGAACGCGCCGAACAGCTGTACAACATCCGATTCGACGCCGCCGACCTGTGGGGCGACGACTGCACCGACGCCGACGGCCTCCACATCGAGCTGTGGGAGCCGTACCTGTCCGAACCCTGA
- the ribH gene encoding 6,7-dimethyl-8-ribityllumazine synthase — translation MSDTTLGLVVARYYASIAEAMEESARAAVAERGATVAETVDVPGAYDAPLAADRLARRDDIDAVAVVGTIVSGDTDHDQVIGQATATKLADVSLDRDTPVTFGVSGPGQSGAEARDRAEKGAEAAGAAVDLAESLPEPEVAA, via the coding sequence ATGAGCGACACGACGCTCGGGCTGGTGGTCGCGCGCTACTACGCGTCCATCGCCGAGGCAATGGAGGAGTCCGCACGCGCGGCCGTCGCCGAACGCGGGGCGACCGTCGCCGAGACCGTCGACGTGCCCGGCGCGTACGACGCGCCGCTGGCGGCCGACCGGCTCGCCCGCCGCGACGACATCGACGCCGTCGCCGTCGTCGGCACCATCGTCAGCGGCGACACCGACCACGACCAGGTGATCGGGCAGGCGACCGCGACGAAGCTCGCCGACGTGAGCCTCGACCGCGACACGCCCGTCACGTTCGGCGTCTCCGGGCCCGGCCAGTCGGGCGCCGAGGCGCGCGACCGGGCCGAGAAGGGCGCCGAGGCCGCGGGGGCCGCGGTGGATCTGGCCGAGAGCCTGCCGGAGCCGGAGGTGGCCGCGTGA
- a CDS encoding DEAD/DEAH box helicase, with translation MRVADLPLAPEYVDHFEQEGIEELYPPQTAAVDAGVCDGGNVVAAIPTASGKTFVAELALLTADGPGLYVCPLRALAREKFEEFDRLPGVDAGISTGDYDSAASDLAGKDVVVATSEKVDSAIRNGADWVGDLACVVVDEVHLLGAEGRGPTLEVTLATLRREAPAVQIVALSATVDNPEDIADWLDAELVESTWRPVDLRIGVHADDTVRFDDDTEASVPVDTADPATNADTEVTAELVRGAVADGGQALAFVNSRREAEALADRLADERLTAVADAAAADTAAGDDVGERSDDTAADDTDATADAATVAEELREAGGTETGERLAESAARGVAFHHAGLSSDHRALVERAFRERRLAVICATPTLAAGVNVPARRVVVRDQQRYAGSGYEWLPVLEVHQMCGRAGRPHLDPYGEAVLVAAGEGERTELWDRYVTADAEAVESKLRDPAALRTHTLALVATGFAGSQAEVLDAFAGTFYASRTPNPDLGGDVGDAIASLVDDGLLAPAADDDAGIEATPLGEQVSRQYVTPDTGVRIVASLRTVEAMPPEKVTELTAFEVICDTPDMVDTYLGNAERAEIYQFARRRSAELTTDMTHADDFEGWLESVKTARILAEWVDGASVDELVETYRIGPGDLESRIERAEWLLGAADALADVVGVSFPALSSARSKL, from the coding sequence ATGCGCGTCGCCGACCTCCCGCTGGCCCCCGAGTACGTCGACCACTTCGAGCAGGAGGGGATCGAGGAGCTGTACCCCCCGCAGACGGCCGCCGTCGACGCGGGCGTGTGCGACGGCGGCAACGTCGTCGCCGCGATCCCGACCGCCTCCGGCAAGACGTTCGTCGCCGAGTTGGCCCTCCTCACCGCCGACGGCCCCGGGCTGTACGTCTGCCCGCTGCGGGCGCTCGCCCGCGAGAAGTTCGAGGAGTTCGACCGCCTCCCCGGCGTCGACGCCGGCATCTCGACGGGCGACTACGACTCGGCGGCGAGCGACCTCGCGGGCAAAGACGTCGTCGTCGCGACCAGCGAGAAGGTCGACTCGGCGATCCGCAACGGCGCCGACTGGGTCGGCGACCTCGCCTGTGTCGTCGTCGACGAGGTCCACCTGCTCGGCGCGGAGGGGCGCGGGCCGACCCTCGAAGTGACGCTCGCCACGCTGCGCAGGGAGGCGCCGGCGGTCCAGATCGTCGCCCTCTCGGCGACCGTCGACAACCCGGAGGACATCGCCGACTGGCTCGACGCCGAACTCGTCGAGTCGACTTGGCGGCCGGTCGACCTCCGGATCGGGGTCCACGCCGACGACACCGTCCGCTTCGACGACGACACCGAGGCGTCGGTCCCCGTCGACACGGCCGACCCCGCGACGAACGCCGACACGGAGGTGACCGCGGAGTTGGTCCGCGGCGCCGTCGCCGACGGCGGACAGGCGCTGGCGTTCGTCAACTCCCGCCGGGAGGCCGAGGCGCTCGCCGACCGACTGGCGGACGAACGGCTCACCGCCGTCGCCGACGCGGCCGCCGCCGACACCGCGGCTGGCGACGACGTGGGGGAGCGGAGCGACGACACCGCGGCCGACGACACCGACGCCACCGCCGACGCCGCCACGGTCGCCGAGGAGCTACGCGAGGCCGGCGGGACGGAGACGGGCGAGCGGCTCGCCGAGTCGGCCGCGAGGGGCGTCGCGTTCCACCACGCGGGGCTGTCCTCCGACCACCGGGCGCTGGTCGAGCGGGCGTTCCGGGAGCGCCGCCTCGCGGTCATCTGCGCGACGCCGACGCTGGCGGCCGGCGTCAACGTCCCGGCGCGGCGGGTCGTCGTCCGCGACCAGCAGCGGTACGCCGGGTCGGGGTACGAGTGGCTCCCGGTGCTTGAGGTCCACCAGATGTGCGGGCGCGCCGGCCGGCCACACCTCGACCCGTACGGGGAGGCGGTGTTGGTCGCCGCCGGCGAGGGGGAGCGGACGGAGCTGTGGGACCGCTACGTCACCGCCGACGCGGAGGCCGTCGAGTCGAAGCTCCGGGACCCCGCGGCGCTGCGCACCCACACGCTGGCGCTCGTCGCCACCGGGTTCGCCGGCTCGCAGGCGGAGGTGCTCGACGCGTTCGCGGGCACCTTCTACGCCTCGCGCACGCCGAACCCGGATCTGGGCGGCGACGTCGGCGACGCCATCGCGAGCCTCGTCGACGACGGGCTGTTGGCGCCGGCGGCCGACGACGACGCCGGCATCGAGGCGACGCCGCTGGGCGAGCAGGTGTCCCGACAGTACGTCACGCCCGACACGGGCGTCCGCATCGTCGCGTCGCTGCGGACCGTCGAGGCGATGCCCCCCGAGAAGGTGACCGAGCTGACCGCCTTCGAAGTGATCTGCGACACGCCGGACATGGTCGACACCTACCTCGGCAACGCCGAGCGCGCCGAGATCTACCAGTTCGCCAGGCGGCGCTCTGCCGAGTTGACCACCGACATGACGCACGCGGACGACTTCGAGGGGTGGCTGGAGTCGGTGAAGACCGCCCGGATCCTCGCGGAGTGGGTCGACGGCGCGAGCGTCGACGAACTGGTCGAGACGTACCGGATCGGGCCGGGCGATCTGGAGTCGCGGATCGAGCGCGCCGAGTGGCTGCTCGGCGCGGCCGACGCGCTCGCGGACGTCGTGGGCGTGTCGTTCCCGGCGCTCTCGTCGGCGCGTTCGAAGCTGTGA
- a CDS encoding pyridoxal phosphate-dependent aminotransferase, with protein sequence MSEFAYGFSERVGRVEPSATLAISNAASELEAEGHDVVDLSVGAPDFPTPENVTEAGKAAMDAGHTGYTSSNGVPELKEAIAEKLRADDVDADADEVIVTPGAKQALYETVQTLIDDGDEVVLLDPAWVSYEAMVKLAGGSLTRVDLAPHGFSLADGLDDLAGAVSDETELLVVNSPSNPTGAVYDDEALEGVRDLAVEHDFAVISDEIYDEIVYGVEQTSLASLDGMADRTVTINGFSKAYSMTGWRLGYLHAKGDLISQAGKLHSHSVSCATNFVQRAGVEALRNTEESVEEMRAAFESRRDMLVELFADHGVDVTVPDGAFYMMIPVADDDSAWAEEAIQEAHVATVPGSAFGADGFVRISYAASEERLKEGMQRLFDAGLLGDD encoded by the coding sequence GTGAGCGAGTTCGCCTACGGGTTCAGCGAGCGCGTCGGCCGCGTCGAGCCGTCGGCGACGCTCGCCATCTCCAACGCCGCCAGCGAGTTGGAGGCCGAGGGCCACGACGTGGTCGACCTGTCGGTCGGCGCGCCGGACTTCCCGACGCCGGAGAACGTCACGGAGGCGGGCAAGGCCGCGATGGACGCCGGGCACACCGGCTACACCTCCTCGAACGGCGTCCCGGAGCTGAAGGAGGCCATCGCCGAGAAGCTCCGCGCCGACGACGTCGACGCCGACGCCGACGAGGTCATCGTCACGCCCGGCGCCAAGCAGGCGCTGTACGAGACGGTCCAGACGCTGATCGACGACGGCGACGAGGTCGTGCTGCTGGATCCGGCGTGGGTGTCCTACGAGGCGATGGTGAAGCTCGCGGGCGGCTCGCTGACGCGCGTCGACCTCGCGCCCCACGGCTTCTCGTTGGCGGACGGTCTCGACGACCTCGCCGGGGCCGTCTCCGACGAGACGGAACTCCTCGTGGTGAACTCCCCGAGCAACCCGACCGGCGCCGTCTACGACGACGAGGCGCTGGAGGGTGTTCGCGACCTCGCCGTCGAACACGACTTCGCCGTGATCTCCGACGAGATCTACGACGAGATCGTGTACGGCGTCGAGCAGACCAGCCTCGCCAGCCTCGACGGGATGGCCGACCGCACCGTCACGATCAACGGCTTCTCGAAGGCGTACTCGATGACCGGGTGGCGCCTCGGCTACCTCCACGCGAAGGGCGACCTGATCTCGCAAGCTGGCAAGCTCCACAGCCACTCCGTGTCGTGTGCGACGAACTTCGTCCAGCGCGCGGGCGTCGAGGCGCTGCGTAACACCGAGGAGTCGGTCGAGGAGATGCGCGCCGCCTTCGAGTCCCGGCGCGACATGCTCGTCGAGTTGTTCGCCGACCACGGCGTCGACGTCACGGTTCCGGACGGCGCGTTCTACATGATGATCCCCGTCGCCGACGACGACTCGGCGTGGGCCGAAGAGGCGATCCAGGAGGCGCACGTCGCGACGGTCCCCGGCTCCGCGTTCGGCGCCGACGGCTTCGTCCGCATCAGCTACGCCGCCAGCGAGGAGCGCCTGAAGGAGGGCATGCAGCGCCTCTTCGACGCCGGCCTGCTCGGCGACGACTGA